TCTGCACGAATAATACCTTTTGATGGAGAGGCTTTTTTAATTTCAGCAATCACGGCAGGGCGCTTGTGTTGTAACGCTTTTGCAAATCCTCGTACAGGAGTCGCAGCTTTCGCTAGTTCTTCAACATCTTGCAAATTACGTTGTTTTAAACGTGCAGCAAGTTCCTCATGTTTACGGTCAACAATTTTACCTAAAATGGTATTTTGAATATTAATCATGAGAAATCCTTAATCTGCCTGACATTGTTTTAATGTTTTAGTAAATTCAGCCAAAACACTCATTTTCTCTAAAGCTTGTCCGCCATAGATAATATCTTGAGCGAATGAAACAGCTTGAGCATAAGTTTTGGTAATACCAGCAACATAAATACCAGCACCCGCATTAAGCGCAATCATGTTTGCTGCTTTTTCGCCAATGTCAGTTTTATTTTTACCTAATGCATCTTTGATCAGTTTTAAGCTTGCCGCTGCATCTGTAACCACTAAGCCATTTAGGGTTTGTGATTCAATGCCGACATCTTCTGGATTAAGTGTCCATTCAGTAATTTCGCCGTCTTTAAGCTCTGCAATAGCAGTAGGAGCAGCAAGGCTGATTTCATCGAGGCCATCTCTTGAATGAACAACCATCACGTGTTCAGCACCAAGTTGCTTCATTACCTCTGCGATAGGACCGCAAAGCTCATCTGAAAATACGCCAATGACAAAGCGTTTTACACCAGCCGGATTCGTAAGCGGGCCGAGTAAATTGAAAATGCTACGAACACCAAGTTCACGACGTGGGCCTACAGCATATTTCATTGCTTTGTGGTGGTTTGGAGCAAATAAAAACCCTACACCCATCTCACGAATGCAGCGCTCAGTTTGTTGCATGTCTAAATCAAGGTTAATACCGGCTTGTTCAAGTAGGTCCGATGAACCCGATTTACTTGAAACGCCTCGGTTACCATGTTTTGCAATGGTCGCACCAGCTGCCGCAATCACAAAGCTTGAAGCAGTAGAGACATTAAATAAGTTTTGTCCATCACCACCAGTACCAACAATATCAACTAAATAATTGATATCGCTAACATCGATTTTAATCGCGAATTCACGCATAACACGTGCGGCAGCAGTAATTTCATCAATACTTTCACCTTTCATGCGAAGGCCCATCATCAAAGCACCAATTTGTGCTTCGGTTGCCTCACCTTGCATGATGCTACGCATAATGTCTTCCATTTGCGGCTGAGTCAGGTGAATATTTTTTGTAATATGGTTAAGTGCTTGTTGAATATTCATAGTGATCACTTATGCATAAATATCTAAAAAGTTTTTAAAGATTTGATGGCCATGTTGACTCAAGATTGATTCAGGATGGAACTGCACACCTTCAACAGGTAATGTCTTATGTTTAACACCCATGATTTCTTCCATTGAGCCATCTGCTTCATTGGTCCAACACGTTACTTCAAGGCAATCAGGCAGTGTTTGCTGATCAATCACCAAAGAGTGATAACGAGTTGCCGAGAATGGGCTAGGAAGATTACTGAAAATACCTTTGTTACTATGGTACATATCAGATAAACGTCCGTGCATAACCGTTTTGGCTCTTACAACGTTTCCGCCAAAAGCTTGCCCAATACTTTGATGCCCTAAACACACGCCAAGCAAAGGAATTTTTCCGGCAAAGTGATTAATTGCAGGAATTGAAATACCTGCTTCACTTGGAGAGCAAGGGCCAGGACCAATAACTAGATATTTAGGTTGCCATCGTTCAATATCCTCTAATGTGACTTGATCATTGCGAACAACTTTTACTTCCTGATCCAACTCGCCAAAATACTGGACGATGTTGTAGGTAAAAGAGTCGTAATTGTCGATCATTAGAAGCATGATGAACTTAACCTCATAATAATTAATATATATTTAATAAGTGATTAGAGTAATTACTCACATTAATACTCACTTTTTAGAAAGAACTTCTTGATTAAAAAATAAAAAGCCACTTTCTAAGCGGCTAATATAACAAAAAATGAGGTGACCAGTTTAACTATTTCATTCGTTAGAAATTTGCTGAAAAATAATCAGCTTTGATACATCTTAGTCTGTTTGAAAATAGCGATAACGACAACTCAGGCAAAATAAGCTATTTCATTACAAATAGAAAATTATTCTGCCTGAGTAAAAAAGAAGATTAAATCGCTCTAGTGTTGTAAATCAGCCAGTCTAAAACTTCTCCAGACAAGTGTTCAGCTAGTCTTTCTTGAACAGTTTGATGGTAACGATTTAACCATTCTTTTTCTTCATTAGTGAGCATATCAACAACGATACAATCTAAATGAATTGGGCAAAGCGTGAGTGTTTCAAACTCTAAAAAATCACCATAAGTTTTTTCAAACCCAGAGTGGAGCTGGTTTGCAACTAGATTTTCAATGCGAATACCATATTGTCCCTCATGGTATAAGCCCGGTTCATTAGAGAGAATCATTCCTTCACGCAATTTGCTGTAGGCATGAACAGGAGCGTAATAAGAAAGAACTTGCGGTCCTTCATGCACATTTAGTGCAAAGCCTACGCCGTGTCCCGTTCCATGTCGATAATCTAGACCGTGCTGCCATAAAGTATGGCGGCAAATTGAATCGAGTAGCGGAGCAGCTAAACCTTCTGGATAAATGGTTTTTGCCAAAGCAATGTGACATTTTAAAACCAAGGTGTAGTCACGTTTTTGTTGCCCTGTTGGCGTGCCTACAGGAACAACACGAGTAATATCCGTTGTCCCATCTACATATTGCCCACCTGAGTCAATGAGCAATAGACCATCACCTTCAATAAATGAATAGTGCTCTTCAGTTGCACGATAATGGGGTAGAGCACCATTCGCATTAAAGCCAGCAATCGTTGAAAAACTTGGCCCTATAAATCCATCTTGCTGCGCACGGAAAGCTGTAATCTTTTCATCAATGGTGAGTTCTGAAATGCTTTCACTATGATGAAGCATTTTTTCTAACCAGTGGAAAAAGTGGCAAAGAGCAACTCCATCTTTAACCATTGCATGACGGATATGAGCAATTTCACTTTCATGTTTACGCGATTTAAAAAGCGTACTTGGGTTGATGTCGTATACAACCCGAATATCTTTTGCGATGGCTTGTTCATGAAAAATCGAGAATTTAGCTGGATCTAAAAGTACTGAGGCATCAGAAATATTTGATAAAAACTGAGCTGTATTTTCGTAGTTACGAATTTCAATACCATCGGCTGCTAAAGCTTGCTGAATGTTTACATCAACTTTTTCAGCATCAATAAAAAGAATAGTTTGTTTTGCACTTACATATAAATGTGAAAGAAACACAGGGTTATATTCTACATCTTGCCCACGTGTGTTTAAGATCCATGCAATATCATCTAAAGATGAAATAAAATGACCCGCAATATTCTTACTATGTAAAGTTTCACGAATAGCCTGAATTTTCTCTTTACGAGATAGGGCATTTAACCCTTCAGGCATGAAATGAATTTTCTTTGATGGAAGTTCTGGGCGGTTTAACCAAATTTCTCCGACTAAATCTTGCTGGGTTTCGAGTTTATAATTATTAACTCGTGCAGTATGTTCGAGCGCCTTAAATTGCTGAATTGATAAAGTATGCCCATTTACCACAATGACTGATTCTGGTTGTAGATTCTTTTCAATCCAAGCGAGATGTGTTGAAGATTCGTCACTTGTTAATTTTTGAAGATCAAAGCCAGTTCCAACAAGTTGTTGTTCAGCTTGTACCCAATAGCGGCCATCAGCCCAGAGTCCTGCAAAGCTTTGAGTCACGACTAAGGTGCCAACCGAACCACTAAAACCGCTTAACCACTGTCTTGCTTTCCAGTAGTCTGGTAAATATTCTGACATATGCGGATCGGCACTCATCACAATCAAAGCATCAACATGTTGATTGCGCATGAGTTCACGAAGTTTCTCAAGTTTTTCTGGAACAGTTAAAACGCTCATATAGTTTCCAACTCAGGTTGAACTTTACTGGTACTTTTGTTCATTAATCTATTGATAGGTTTCTTTAATAAAAATAACACGATTGCGCCAATCACTAACGCCAAAACACATCGCATAAAGAGGCTAGGTAAATGATTAATGCCATCTGCCGATACGTGCCCGCCAATTAAACCAGCGATAAGATTACCCAAAGCTGAACCTGTGAACCATAGGCCCATAATTTGACCACGTATGACATCAGGTGCAAGTTTAGTCATGGTGGATAGACCAATCGGGCTTAAGCAAAGCTCTCCGATAGTAAGTAGAAATAAAGTACCTACT
This region of Acinetobacter sp. XS-4 genomic DNA includes:
- the trpD gene encoding anthranilate phosphoribosyltransferase, giving the protein MNIQQALNHITKNIHLTQPQMEDIMRSIMQGEATEAQIGALMMGLRMKGESIDEITAAARVMREFAIKIDVSDINYLVDIVGTGGDGQNLFNVSTASSFVIAAAGATIAKHGNRGVSSKSGSSDLLEQAGINLDLDMQQTERCIREMGVGFLFAPNHHKAMKYAVGPRRELGVRSIFNLLGPLTNPAGVKRFVIGVFSDELCGPIAEVMKQLGAEHVMVVHSRDGLDEISLAAPTAIAELKDGEITEWTLNPEDVGIESQTLNGLVVTDAAASLKLIKDALGKNKTDIGEKAANMIALNAGAGIYVAGITKTYAQAVSFAQDIIYGGQALEKMSVLAEFTKTLKQCQAD
- a CDS encoding aminodeoxychorismate/anthranilate synthase component II, which encodes MLLMIDNYDSFTYNIVQYFGELDQEVKVVRNDQVTLEDIERWQPKYLVIGPGPCSPSEAGISIPAINHFAGKIPLLGVCLGHQSIGQAFGGNVVRAKTVMHGRLSDMYHSNKGIFSNLPSPFSATRYHSLVIDQQTLPDCLEVTCWTNEADGSMEEIMGVKHKTLPVEGVQFHPESILSQHGHQIFKNFLDIYA
- a CDS encoding aminopeptidase P family protein; this encodes MSVLTVPEKLEKLRELMRNQHVDALIVMSADPHMSEYLPDYWKARQWLSGFSGSVGTLVVTQSFAGLWADGRYWVQAEQQLVGTGFDLQKLTSDESSTHLAWIEKNLQPESVIVVNGHTLSIQQFKALEHTARVNNYKLETQQDLVGEIWLNRPELPSKKIHFMPEGLNALSRKEKIQAIRETLHSKNIAGHFISSLDDIAWILNTRGQDVEYNPVFLSHLYVSAKQTILFIDAEKVDVNIQQALAADGIEIRNYENTAQFLSNISDASVLLDPAKFSIFHEQAIAKDIRVVYDINPSTLFKSRKHESEIAHIRHAMVKDGVALCHFFHWLEKMLHHSESISELTIDEKITAFRAQQDGFIGPSFSTIAGFNANGALPHYRATEEHYSFIEGDGLLLIDSGGQYVDGTTDITRVVPVGTPTGQQKRDYTLVLKCHIALAKTIYPEGLAAPLLDSICRHTLWQHGLDYRHGTGHGVGFALNVHEGPQVLSYYAPVHAYSKLREGMILSNEPGLYHEGQYGIRIENLVANQLHSGFEKTYGDFLEFETLTLCPIHLDCIVVDMLTNEEKEWLNRYHQTVQERLAEHLSGEVLDWLIYNTRAI